From the genome of Candidatus Bathyarchaeota archaeon, one region includes:
- a CDS encoding dihydroorotate dehydrogenase electron transfer subunit codes for MSVYRIKTNSLRTVKIEKVVQESSMVRTFFFNDKLCAKGKPGQFIMVWLPGFDELPMSISSTHPNGLASVTVANVGEATELLHEKEKGDIVGVRGPFGNSFKPVKGNVLLVGGGTGIAPLAFLAEELSDLKVKMSFLLGARTKEELLFMSKIESTFSRTGNRIIVSTDDGSYGRKGVVTELVEETLAKDEFDTIYACGKEPMLFKIFILAEKHETLLQASLERLMRCAIGLCGSCTIGKYRVCVDGPVFTCKQLQEVRDEFGHFKRDINGRKIPV; via the coding sequence TTGTCGGTTTATCGCATCAAAACTAATTCGTTAAGAACAGTGAAAATCGAGAAAGTCGTTCAAGAAAGCTCAATGGTCAGAACTTTCTTCTTCAACGACAAACTCTGCGCCAAAGGCAAGCCAGGTCAGTTTATTATGGTTTGGCTTCCAGGCTTTGACGAACTTCCCATGAGCATTTCCTCAACTCACCCAAATGGATTAGCATCAGTAACAGTGGCAAATGTTGGAGAAGCTACAGAGCTTTTGCACGAAAAAGAAAAAGGCGATATTGTTGGCGTCCGAGGACCCTTCGGCAACAGTTTCAAACCAGTTAAGGGTAATGTGCTTCTCGTGGGAGGTGGGACTGGGATTGCCCCTTTAGCTTTTCTGGCAGAGGAATTGTCTGATTTGAAGGTTAAGATGTCTTTTCTGTTGGGGGCAAGAACTAAGGAAGAACTGCTTTTCATGTCTAAGATTGAGAGCACATTTTCCAGAACTGGAAACAGAATAATCGTATCTACCGATGATGGGAGTTATGGGCGTAAAGGAGTTGTAACCGAACTTGTAGAAGAGACCTTGGCGAAGGACGAGTTTGACACAATTTATGCTTGTGGCAAGGAACCTATGCTTTTTAAGATTTTCATTTTAGCTGAAAAACATGAAACGTTACTACAGGCAAGTTTGGAGAGGCTTATGCGTTGTGCCATAGGCTTGTGTGGCAGCTGCACCATTGGCAAATATCGCGTATGTGTTGACGGGCCCGTCTTTACATGTAAGCAGCTTCAGGAAGTTAGAGACGAGTTTGGACATTTCAAAAGAGACATCAATGGCAGAAAAATACCTGTTTAG
- a CDS encoding dihydroorotate dehydrogenase, protein MTNPLTVEIAGLKLANPTMLAAGILGMSSLTLKRVAEAGAGAVVTKSLGLKSRSGYTNPTVVQVEGGLINAMGLPNPGIEHFAQELQQTKKIKVPIIVSIYAFSPQDFALIAEKALKMAVDALELNVSCPHAAGTGAEIGQDPKLVEEVVKEVKRDVDKPVFVKLTPNIANIAKIAKAAEKGGADAITAINTVKAMVIDVETAKPILGNKIGGLSGPAIKPIAVRCVYEIYDEVKIPIIGCGGIATWQDAIEFMEAGASAVQIGTAIATKGLNVFKQVTNGIEAFLEKKGFGSVKEIVGLSHQN, encoded by the coding sequence ATGACTAATCCTTTAACAGTAGAAATCGCAGGTTTGAAACTTGCTAATCCAACAATGCTTGCGGCTGGAATATTAGGCATGTCTAGTTTAACATTGAAACGCGTAGCTGAGGCGGGAGCTGGCGCAGTTGTCACGAAGTCTTTAGGCTTAAAATCTCGTAGCGGTTACACAAATCCCACAGTGGTTCAAGTTGAAGGTGGACTGATTAATGCTATGGGTCTTCCTAACCCCGGTATTGAACATTTCGCTCAAGAACTGCAACAGACAAAAAAAATCAAGGTTCCGATAATTGTGAGCATATACGCCTTTTCGCCGCAGGATTTTGCACTAATAGCGGAAAAAGCTTTGAAAATGGCTGTGGACGCGTTGGAGCTAAATGTTTCATGTCCCCATGCTGCGGGGACTGGAGCTGAAATTGGGCAAGACCCGAAACTGGTTGAGGAAGTTGTGAAAGAGGTTAAGAGAGACGTTGACAAACCAGTATTTGTCAAGTTGACACCTAACATTGCTAACATTGCAAAAATAGCCAAAGCAGCAGAGAAGGGGGGAGCTGACGCCATAACTGCCATAAACACTGTAAAAGCTATGGTCATAGATGTGGAAACAGCTAAACCAATCCTCGGAAACAAGATCGGGGGCTTGTCTGGCCCTGCAATAAAACCCATAGCAGTGAGATGTGTATACGAAATTTATGATGAAGTAAAAATCCCGATTATTGGATGCGGCGGGATAGCCACGTGGCAAGATGCCATAGAATTCATGGAGGCAGGCGCCTCTGCAGTTCAAATAGGGACCGCAATAGCCACGAAAGGATTAAACGTGTTCAAGCAGGTTACTAATGGAATCGAAGCCTTTTTGGAAAAGAAAGGATTTGGTAGCGTGAAAGAAATTGTCGGTTTATCGCATCAAAACTAA
- a CDS encoding C/D box methylation guide ribonucleoprotein complex aNOP56 subunit (functions along with aFIB and aL7a; guides 2'-O-methylation of ribose to specific sites in RNAs): protein MKATIIVSLIGVFGFGEEDEIVDKLLFKKDPKIIAEKLDSVDSGKTIDETISLAKKLKKKGYTTFVLENGAIAETVKKKLKVETSIAQPSQQGEILRKNMEEFALKVGFVKQPQKLRELIREVSVELTRLRVRKAGEKRDLMVAQAILSIDDLDKTANLFMGRIREWYGLHFPELDRMIEKHETYARLVLNLGKRLDFTTESLEREGLPANKVAQIVGTAENSMGAELTETDIEQIQALCKQTLELYNLRHALQNYADSTVGEVAPNIQALVGSLLAARLIALAGGLTNLAKMPSSTIQVLGAEKALFRALKTGTRPPKHGVIFQDALIHDAKKWLRGKMSRALSGKLAIAARTDAFSGRYIGDSLKADLEKRVAEIKEKYPKAPLQREYKQEKKFQPRHKRRKKRGRGR, encoded by the coding sequence GTGAAAGCAACTATAATAGTCTCCCTAATAGGCGTTTTTGGCTTCGGCGAAGAAGACGAAATAGTTGATAAACTTTTGTTTAAAAAAGATCCCAAAATTATAGCTGAAAAACTGGACTCGGTCGACTCTGGAAAAACGATAGATGAAACAATTTCCTTGGCTAAAAAATTGAAGAAAAAGGGTTACACTACTTTTGTTCTTGAGAATGGTGCAATTGCGGAAACTGTGAAGAAAAAACTGAAAGTAGAAACAAGCATTGCCCAGCCCTCTCAGCAAGGCGAAATTTTACGCAAAAACATGGAGGAATTTGCCCTAAAAGTTGGGTTTGTTAAGCAGCCGCAAAAATTGCGAGAGTTGATTCGTGAAGTTTCGGTTGAGCTCACCCGATTAAGAGTGAGGAAGGCAGGGGAGAAAAGAGACTTAATGGTTGCTCAAGCCATACTGAGCATTGACGATTTAGATAAAACTGCTAATCTATTCATGGGTCGGATACGTGAATGGTACGGATTGCATTTTCCAGAGCTCGATCGCATGATAGAAAAACATGAAACCTATGCAAGACTTGTTCTGAACCTGGGTAAGAGATTAGATTTTACTACAGAAAGCTTGGAAAGGGAAGGTTTGCCTGCAAACAAAGTTGCGCAAATTGTAGGAACTGCGGAAAACTCGATGGGTGCGGAACTAACAGAGACAGATATCGAACAAATCCAAGCTCTTTGCAAGCAAACACTGGAACTCTACAATTTAAGACATGCCCTGCAAAATTATGCAGATTCAACTGTAGGAGAGGTTGCGCCCAACATCCAGGCTTTAGTAGGCTCTCTACTGGCAGCTCGTTTGATAGCGTTAGCAGGAGGGTTGACTAACCTTGCGAAAATGCCTTCAAGTACCATCCAAGTTTTAGGTGCTGAAAAAGCTCTTTTTAGAGCCTTGAAGACAGGAACGAGACCGCCAAAACACGGGGTAATATTCCAAGACGCCTTAATTCATGACGCTAAAAAATGGCTAAGAGGGAAGATGTCGAGAGCATTGTCGGGAAAATTAGCTATAGCAGCTAGAACCGATGCCTTCAGCGGTAGATACATAGGTGATTCTTTGAAAGCAGACTTGGAAAAGCGAGTTGCCGAGATTAAAGAGAAATACCCGAAAGCTCCATTACAGAGAGAATATAAGCAAGAAAAAAAGTTTCAGCCTCGTCATAAAAGGAGAAAGAAACGTGGTCGTGGACGTTAA